Proteins encoded within one genomic window of [Enterobacter] lignolyticus SCF1:
- a CDS encoding arylsulfatase — MKNTYKGIGVLAFAAGSLMPAGVAHSADQTATQPDAGAKKPNIILIVSDDTGYGDLGVYGGGEGRGMPTPNLDRMADEGMTFFDFYGQPSSTPGRAAMQTGRIPNRSGMTTVAFQGQGGGLPKEEWTLASVLKTGGYKTFFTGKWHLGEADYALPNAQGYDEMKYAGLYHLNAYTYADPTWFPDMDPKLREMFAKVTRGALSGKAGETPKEEFKINGQYVNTPEVDGKEGVVGIPFFDRYVEKASLDFLDANAKSSEPFFMSINFMKNHQPNMPDPDYIGKSMSKSKYADSMVEMDARVGHIMDKLRELGLDKNTLVVWTTDNGAWQDVYPDAGYTPFRGTKGTDREGGTRVPAIAWWPGKIKDHSRNHDIVGGLDLMATFASVAGIKLPEKDRAGQPIVFDSYDISPVLFGTGKDPRTSWFYFTEDELTPGAVRVGHYKAVFNLRGDDGAQTGGLAVDTNLGWKGPSSYVATVPQIFDLWQDPQERYDIFMNNYTEHTWTLVTFNEAIKELMQSYVKYPPRKPQSEAYSGPITLSQYERFKNIRDQLEQKGFQLSMPTGN, encoded by the coding sequence ATGAAGAATACGTACAAGGGAATAGGTGTGCTTGCGTTTGCCGCAGGTTCGCTTATGCCGGCAGGCGTTGCGCACTCCGCCGACCAGACAGCTACGCAACCGGACGCTGGCGCAAAGAAGCCAAACATCATTCTGATTGTCTCTGACGATACAGGCTATGGCGATCTGGGCGTTTACGGCGGCGGTGAAGGACGAGGCATGCCGACGCCGAACCTTGATCGTATGGCGGATGAGGGGATGACATTTTTTGATTTCTACGGACAGCCCAGCAGTACCCCTGGGCGCGCGGCGATGCAGACAGGGCGTATCCCTAACCGCAGCGGCATGACCACGGTGGCCTTCCAGGGCCAGGGCGGCGGTCTGCCGAAAGAAGAGTGGACGCTGGCTTCGGTACTCAAAACGGGCGGCTACAAAACCTTCTTTACCGGCAAGTGGCATCTCGGAGAGGCGGACTACGCCCTACCCAACGCTCAGGGCTATGACGAAATGAAGTACGCCGGTCTGTACCATCTTAACGCCTACACTTACGCCGACCCGACATGGTTCCCGGATATGGACCCGAAACTGCGTGAAATGTTTGCCAAAGTGACTCGCGGCGCGCTGTCCGGTAAAGCGGGCGAAACGCCGAAAGAAGAGTTCAAAATCAACGGCCAGTATGTCAATACGCCGGAGGTTGACGGTAAAGAGGGCGTGGTGGGTATTCCGTTCTTTGATCGCTACGTTGAGAAAGCCTCGCTGGACTTCCTGGATGCTAACGCCAAATCCTCAGAGCCGTTCTTTATGAGCATCAACTTCATGAAGAACCACCAGCCTAACATGCCGGATCCGGACTACATCGGCAAATCGATGTCGAAAAGCAAATATGCGGATTCAATGGTCGAGATGGATGCCCGCGTCGGGCACATCATGGATAAGCTGCGCGAATTGGGGCTTGATAAAAACACGCTGGTTGTCTGGACCACGGATAACGGCGCGTGGCAGGACGTCTACCCTGATGCTGGCTACACGCCGTTTCGCGGCACTAAAGGCACCGATCGCGAAGGGGGTACTCGCGTACCGGCTATTGCCTGGTGGCCAGGGAAAATTAAGGATCACAGCCGCAACCACGATATCGTCGGCGGTCTTGACCTGATGGCAACGTTTGCCTCTGTCGCCGGAATCAAGCTTCCGGAAAAAGATCGCGCCGGACAGCCGATTGTCTTCGACAGCTACGACATCTCTCCGGTGCTGTTTGGCACAGGAAAAGACCCGCGAACCTCCTGGTTCTATTTCACCGAGGATGAACTGACCCCGGGGGCCGTTCGCGTCGGCCACTATAAAGCGGTCTTCAACCTGCGCGGCGACGATGGCGCCCAAACGGGCGGACTGGCGGTAGATACCAACCTCGGCTGGAAAGGACCGTCTTCCTACGTCGCAACGGTACCGCAGATTTTTGACCTCTGGCAGGACCCACAGGAACGCTACGATATCTTCATGAATAACTATACCGAGCATACCTGGACGCTGGTGACCTTTAACGAGGCTATCAAAGAACTGATGCAAAGCTATGTGAAGTATCCACCGCGTAAACCGCAAAGTGAGGCCTATAGCGGCCCGATTACCCTGTCGCAATATGAGCGTTTTAAAAATATCCGTGACCAGCTTG